The following proteins are encoded in a genomic region of Rattus rattus isolate New Zealand chromosome 2, Rrattus_CSIRO_v1, whole genome shotgun sequence:
- the Lrp3 gene encoding low-density lipoprotein receptor-related protein 3: MEKRAAAGPEGAPGARAPLAVVCLVNLFLTGRLSSAVPALAACSGKLEQHTERRGVIYSPAWPLNYPPGTNCSWYIQGDRGDMITISFRNFDVEESHQCSLDWLLLGPAAPPRQEAFRLCGSAIPPAFISARDHVWIFFHSDASSSGQAQGFRLSYIRGKLGQASCQTDEFRCDNGKCLPGPWQCNMVDECGDGSDEGNCSAPASEPPGSLCPGGTFPCSGARSTRCLPVERRCDGTQDCGDGSDEAGCPDLACGRRLGSFYGSFASPDLFGAARGPSDLHCTWLVDTQDPRRVLLQLELRLGYDDYVQVYEGLGERGDRLLQTLSYRSNHRPVSLEAAQGRLTVAYHARARSAGHGFNATYQVKGYCLPWEQPCGSSSEGDDGSTGEQGCFSEPQRCDGWWHCASGRDEQGCPACPPDQYPCEGGSGLCYAPADRCNNQKSCPDGADEKNCFSCQPGTFHCGTNLCIFETWRCDGQEDCQDGSDEHGCLAAVPRKVITAALIGSLVCGLLLVIALGCAFKLYSLRTQEYRAFETQMTRLEAEFVRREAPPSYGQLIAQGLIPPVEDFPVYSASQASVLQNLRTAMRRQMRRHASRRGPSRRRLGRLWNRLFHRPRAPRGQIPLLTAARTSQTVLGDGLLQAAPGPVPDPPVPSTDTGSPREAGDGPPSGSGHAPEVGPSVPPPPLNLRDPEYRPEDKERKACVDPLEDSPAPVDTPPEPCLAQDPHPQTPTASGIQDPHSAEPLGVCRSPPPTCSPILEASDDEALLVC, from the exons CCGCCTGCAGTGGGAAGTTGGAACAGCACACTGAACGGCGAGGGGTTATCTACAGCCCAGCCTGGCCCCTCAACTACCCTCCAGGCACCAACTGCAGCTGGTACATTCAAGGTGACCGTGGTGACATGATCACCATCAG TTTCCGAAACTTTGATGTAGAGGAGTCTCACCAGTGTTCCCTCGACTGGCTCCTGCTGGGCCCAGCAGCTCCTCCTCGCCAGGAGGCCTTCCGCCTCTGTGGTTCAGCCATCCCACCGGCCTTCATCTCTGCCCGTGACCACGTCTGGATCTTCTTCCACTCAGACGCCTCCAGTTCCGGCCAGGCCCAGGGCTTTCGCCTCTCCTACATCCGAG GGAAGCTGGGTCAGGCATCCTGCCAGACAGATGAGTTCCGCTGTGACAACGGTAAATGCTTGCCTGGTCCTTGGCAGTGCAACATGGTGGATGAGTGTGGAGATGGCTCGGATGAGGGTAACTGTTCAGCGCCTGCCTCGGAGCCACCAggcagcctatgccccgggggCACCTTCCCGTGCAGTGGAGCTCGCTCCACACGCTGCCTGCCGGTAGAGCGGCGCTGCGATGGCACCCAGGACTGCGGTGATGGCTCTGATGAGGCTGGCTGCCCCGACCTAGCATGTGGCCGGCGGCTAGGCAGTTTCTACGGTTCCTTCGCCTCCCCAGACCTGTTTGGCGCCGCCCGTGGGCCTTCGGACCTTCACTGCACATGGCTGGTGGACACGCAGGACCCGAGGCGTGTGCTGTTGCAGCTGGAGCTACGACTGGGTTATGATGACTATGTCCAGGTGTATGAAGGCCTGGGCGAACGTGGGGACCGTCTGCTGCAAACGCTTTCCTACCGCAGCAACCACCGGCCTGTGAGCCTGGAAGCAGCGCAGGGCCGCCTCACTGTGGCCTACCATGCTCGCGCCCGCAGTGCTGGTCACGGCTTCAACGCCACATACCAGGTGAAGGGCTACTGCCTCCCATGGGAGCAGCCGTGTGGGAGCAGCAGCGAGGGAGATGACGGCAGCACAGGGGAACAGGGCTGCTTCTCAGAGCCACAGCGCTGTGATGGCTGGTGGCATTGTGCGAGCGGCCGGGATGAGCAGGGCTGTCCAGCATGCCCTCCGGACCAGTATCCCTGTGAGGGTGGTAGCGGCCTGTGCTATGCACCTGCCGATCGTTGCAACAACCAGAAAAGCTGCCCCGATGGCGCCGATGAGAAGAACTGCTtttcctgccagccgggcacctTCCACTGTGGTACGAACCTGTGCATCTTTGAGACATGGCGCTGTGACGGTCAGGAGGACTGCCAAGATGGCAGCGATGAGCACGGCTGCCTGGCTGCCGTGCCCCGCAAGGTCATCACCGCCGCCCTCATTGGTAGCCTAGTATGCGGACTGCTGCTTGTTATTGCCCTAGGCTGTGCCTTCAAACTCTACTCCCTGCGCACGCAGGAGTACAG GGCCTTTGAGACCCAAATGACACGTTTAGAGGCAGAGTTTGTGCGGCGCGAGGCGCCCCCATCCTACGGTCAGCTCATCGCACAGGGCCTCATACCACCCGTTGAGGATTTTCCTGTCTACAGTGCATCCCAG GCTTCAGTGCTACAGAACCTTCGCACAGCCATGCGACGACAGATGCGTCGGCATGCCTCCCGCAGGGGGCCATCTCGTCGCAGACTGGGCCGCCTCTGGAACAGGCTCTTCCACCGGCCACGGGCACCTCGAGGCCAGATCCCACTGCTGACGGCCGCCCGTACCTCACAGACCGTGCTGGGTGATGGGCTTCTCCAGGCAGCACCAGGGCCTGTACCAGACCCTCCAGTGCCCAGTACAGACACAGGCAGCCCCAGGGAGGCTGGAGATGGGCCTCCTAGTGGCTCTGGCCATGCACCAGAAGTGGGGCCTTCAGTGCCGCCCCCGCCCTTGAACCTGCGAGACCCAGAGTACAGGCCAGAGGACAAGGAGAGAAAGGCCTGTGTGGACCCTCTGGAAGACAGTCCAGCCCCTGTGGACACGCCTCCAGAGCCCTGCTTGGCCcaagacccccacccccagactccCACTGCCAGTGGCATCCAAGATCCCCACTCAGCAGAGCCACTGGGGGTCTGCAGGAGCCCTCCACCAACCTGCTCCCCAATATTGGAGGCTAGTGATGATGAGGCCCTGCTGGTCTGCTGA